GCTCGCTCACGGGCTCCAACAAGCTGTTCTCGAGCATCTCGTTCCAGAACTACGTCGACCTGCTGAGCGACCCGGTGCACCCGTACCTGCGCTGGTTCGCGAACACGATCGTCATCGCGACGACCACGTCGATCGGCACGGTCCTGCTCGGTGCGGCGGCCGCGTACGCGTTCTCGCGGTTCCGCTTCCGCGGCCGACGCGGCGGGCTGCTGTCGCTCCTGCTGCTGCAGATGTTCCCGCAGGTGCTCGCGTACGTCGCGATCTTCCTGCTGCTCGTGACGCTGCGCGAGGTCTTCCCGGCGATCGGCCTCGGCTCGCCGCTCGGCCTGATCCTCGTGTACCTCGGCGGCGCGCTCGGCGTGAACACGTACCTCATGTACGGCTTCTTCAACACGGTCCCGAAGGAGCTCGACGAGGCCGCCAAGATCGACGGCGCGAGCCACGCGCAGATCTTCTTCGCGATCATCCTGCGGCTCGTCGCGCCGATCCTCGCGGTCGTCGGCCTGCTGTCGTTCGTCGGGGTGTTCTCCGACTTCCTCATCGCGTCGATCGTGCTGGTCGACCCCGAGTCGCAGACGCTCGCCGTCGGCCTCTACCAGTACGTGAGCCAGCGGTTCTCCGAGTACTGGGGCGTGTTCGCGGCCGGTGCCGTGCTCGCCGCGATCCCCGTCGTGCTCCTGTTCCAGTTCCTCCAGCGCTACATCGTCTCCGGCCTGACCCAGGGCGCGGTGAAGGGATGACCGTGACGCACCTGCTCGACCAGCCCCACCACGACGGCTCCGAGATCTACGTCGCGCAGGGCACCCCCGCCCTCGGCGACGTCGTGCCCGTCCGGTTCCGCGTGCCGGCGTCCGCCACCGAGCGGGCGCTGTGGGTGCGGACCGTGCGCGACGCCGAGCCGCGCATGGTGCAGGCGCGGCTCGACCGCGCCGACGCGCACGAGCGCTGGTACGTCGCGGACGTCCCGGTGCACAACCCGGTGACGACGTACCGCGCGCTGCTCGACGAGCCCGGCGGCTACCGCTGGCTCAACGGGCGCGGGCTGTTCTCCCGCGACGTGCCCGACGCGGCCGACTTCCGGCTCACCGTGCACGAGCCCGCGCCCGCGTGGACGTCGTCGGCGGTCGTCTACCAGATCTTCCCGGACCGGTTCGCGCGGTCGGGCGTCGAGCGGGCGTTCCCCGACTGGGCCGAGCCCGCGGACTGGGACGACGAGCCGATCGGCCGGGGGCCGTCGACGCCCGTGCAGCTGTACGGCGGCGACCTGCTCGGCATCGAGCAGCGGATCGACCACCTGCAGCGGCTCGGCGTCGACACCGTCTACCTGACGCCCGTCTTCCCCTCGCAGTCGAACCACCGGTACGACGCGCGGACGTTCGACCACGTCGACCCGCTGCTCGGCGGTGACGAGGCGCTCGTCTCGCTGCGGCGCGCGCTGCACGGCCGCGGCATGCGTCTGGTGGGCGACTTCACGACGAACCACACGGGCGTCGCGCACGAGTGGTTCGAGCACGCGCTTAGGGACCGGTCCTCGGAGGAGGCCGAGTTCTACTACTGGGACAAGGAGTCCGACCTCGGCTACGTCGCCTGGCTCGACGTCCCGTCGCTGCCCAAGCTCAACTACGGCTCGTCGGCGCTCGCCCGGCGGATGGTCGACGGCCCCGGCTCGGTGATCGGCCGCTGGCTCGGCGAGCCGTTCGCGCTCGACGGCTGGCGCATCGACGTCGCCAACATGACCGGCCGGTACGCGTCCGACGACTTCACGCACCAGGTCGCCCGGACCGTGCGCGCGACCATGACCGAGCTCAACCCCGACGCGGTGCTCGTGAGCGAGCACTTCCACGACGCCGCGGGCGACCTGACCGGCGAGGGCTGGCAGGTCAACATGAACTACTCGGCGTTCACCAAGCCGCTGTGGACGTGGCTCGTCGACCCTGCGACGACGCTCGACTTCCTCGGCGTCCCGACGACGATCCCGCGCCGCGGCGGCGTGTCCGTCGTCGAGACCATGCGCGAGTTCGACGCGACCGTGCCGTGGAAGGTCACCGCGCGGCAGTGGAACATGCTCGGCTCGCACGACACCCCGCGCCTGCGGACGGTCGTCGGCGACCCGCGCCTCGTCGAGGTCGCCGCCGGGCTGCTGTTCACCTACCCGGGCACGCCCGCGCTGTTCGCGGGCGACGAGGGCGGTGCGACCGGCACGAACGGCGAGCACGCGCGCGTGCCGATGCCGTGGGACCAGATCGAGGCCGGCGGCGGTGACCGCTGGGACGCCCGCACGTTCGAGACCTACCGGTCGCTCATCGCGCTGCGGCGCTCGTCTCGCGCGCTGCGCGAGGGCGGCCTGCGCTGGGCCGTCGTCGCCGACGACGCGCTCGCGTACCTGCGGGAGACGGCCGACGAGCGCGTGCTCG
The sequence above is a segment of the Cellulomonas fimi genome. Coding sequences within it:
- a CDS encoding sugar ABC transporter permease codes for the protein MAATTLPAGGTTDTGLRPDGNETTPRGARWWRELGWRHVVTWAVLVFCFIPILYVLSSSLNPTGSLTGSNKLFSSISFQNYVDLLSDPVHPYLRWFANTIVIATTTSIGTVLLGAAAAYAFSRFRFRGRRGGLLSLLLLQMFPQVLAYVAIFLLLVTLREVFPAIGLGSPLGLILVYLGGALGVNTYLMYGFFNTVPKELDEAAKIDGASHAQIFFAIILRLVAPILAVVGLLSFVGVFSDFLIASIVLVDPESQTLAVGLYQYVSQRFSEYWGVFAAGAVLAAIPVVLLFQFLQRYIVSGLTQGAVKG
- a CDS encoding glycoside hydrolase family 13 protein; the protein is MTVTHLLDQPHHDGSEIYVAQGTPALGDVVPVRFRVPASATERALWVRTVRDAEPRMVQARLDRADAHERWYVADVPVHNPVTTYRALLDEPGGYRWLNGRGLFSRDVPDAADFRLTVHEPAPAWTSSAVVYQIFPDRFARSGVERAFPDWAEPADWDDEPIGRGPSTPVQLYGGDLLGIEQRIDHLQRLGVDTVYLTPVFPSQSNHRYDARTFDHVDPLLGGDEALVSLRRALHGRGMRLVGDFTTNHTGVAHEWFEHALRDRSSEEAEFYYWDKESDLGYVAWLDVPSLPKLNYGSSALARRMVDGPGSVIGRWLGEPFALDGWRIDVANMTGRYASDDFTHQVARTVRATMTELNPDAVLVSEHFHDAAGDLTGEGWQVNMNYSAFTKPLWTWLVDPATTLDFLGVPTTIPRRGGVSVVETMREFDATVPWKVTARQWNMLGSHDTPRLRTVVGDPRLVEVAAGLLFTYPGTPALFAGDEGGATGTNGEHARVPMPWDQIEAGGGDRWDARTFETYRSLIALRRSSRALREGGLRWAVVADDALAYLRETADERVLVVAARAPWAGTDLPPHLVPPGATVERLYGDGTLDVAPDALRVGGDGPGVSVWRLA